From Quercus lobata isolate SW786 chromosome 1, ValleyOak3.0 Primary Assembly, whole genome shotgun sequence, one genomic window encodes:
- the LOC115980447 gene encoding aquaporin TIP1-1-like: protein MPIRGIAIRWPELEETNPTDALRGALAEFISTLIFVFAGEGSGMAFNKLTDDASTTPAGLVAAALAHAFGLFVAVSVSFNISGGHVNPAVTFGAFLGGHINLLRGILYWIAQLLGSTVACLLLKFSSGGLTTSAFSLSTGVSVWNAFVLEIVMTFGLVYTVYATAFDKRSEGNIKIIAPIAIGFIVGANILAGGAFDGASMNPAVSFGPALVSWDWTNHWVYWVGPLIGGGIAGLVYEFFFNHTNHRQIHHEQLISAHD, encoded by the exons ATGCCGATCCGTGGAATAGCAATCAGATGGCCAGAACTAGAAGAGACCAATCCCACGGATGCACTAAGGGGTGCATTAGCCGAGTTCATTAGCACACTAATATTTGTGTTTGCTGGTGAGGGTTCTGGCATGGCCTTCAATAAGCTCACTGATGATGCCTCCACCACACCTGCCGGGCTTGTAGCCGCCGCGTTGGCACATGCTTTTGGCTTATTTGTTGCCGTCTCAGTCTCCTTCAACATCTCCGGTGGCCACGTCAACCCGGCTGTCACCTTTGGGGCCTTCCTTGGTGGCCATATCAACCTCCTTCGTGGTATCCTCTACTGGATTGCTCAACTCCTTGGCTCTACTGTGGCTTGCTTGCTCCTTAAGTTTTCCTCTGGTGGCTTG ACAACATCGGCGTTTTCGTTGTCAACTGGGGTGTCCGTGTGGAATGCATTCGTGTTAGAGATCGTGATGACATTTGGGTTGGTTTACACAGTTTATGCGACGGCCTTCGATAAAAGAAGCGAAGGAAATATTAAGATAATTGCACCAATTGCAATTGGTTTCATTGTTGGTGCCAACATATTGGCTGGTGGGGCTTTTGATGGGGCATCCATGAACCCAGCAGTGTCATTTGGGCCAGCTTTGGTCAGCTGGGACTGGACCAACCACTGGGTCTACTGGGTTGGGCCTTTGATCGGAGGTGGAATTGCTGGCCTTGTGTACGagttcttcttcaaccacacTAATCATCGCCAGATTCACCACGAGCAATTGATAAGCGCACatgattag